One segment of Panicum virgatum strain AP13 chromosome 1K, P.virgatum_v5, whole genome shotgun sequence DNA contains the following:
- the LOC120695157 gene encoding uncharacterized protein LOC120695157 isoform X1, with product MAGTERPHRPIGAPRPGAGGGDSPARWDDDGGRVEGLAGFNIFDQEEEESPDKNGTANGHDTTETVIETEPGKCFYDEPLHEHTGIWVPVSVPPMTAQDREEWHRGFGYNSGYFPEEEFSWELDEENKEMTMWDVFADMVVAAKDKVISAATYDFGRCGMSVVSNFFLQEAWKDMAQTLADANAGIANELLETEPTKWLPDSAATSCMLCGMRFHPIMCSRHHCRFCGGVFCNGCTKGRSLMPPKFRTSEPQRVCDVCGVRLESIQPQLMNQISRASQLPTRDVTDLSTLRSWLNFPWAHTMEYEIYKAANSLRSYCKVGRLKPEKAIPDAILRQAKGFAIVTVVKVGMMVTYKLGTGLVVARRADGSWSPPSAISTCGVGYGAQAGGEIADFIIVLRNTDAIRTFSGKAHLSVGAGVSASAGHVGRVAEADFRAGDGGYAACYTYSCSKGAFVGCAFNGSIVSTRDTENARFYGGPVKAADILLGSMARPPAASPLYKALSELMDRVGK from the exons ATGGCCGGAACCGAGCGGCCCCACCGCCCGATCGGCGCGCCGCGgccaggcgccggcggcggcgactcgccggcgaggtgggacgacgacggcggccgcgTCGAAGGCCTGGCT GGATTCAATATATTTGACCAAGAGGAAGAAGAGTCACCAGACAAAAATGGCACAGCCAACGGCCATGATACAACCGAAACTGTCATAGAGACAGAACCAGGAAAGTGTTTCTATGATGAACCGCTTCACGAGCATACAGGCATCTGGGTGCCTGTTTCTGTCCCTCCGATGACTGCGCAGGACCGTGAGGAGTGGCACAGGGGGTTTGGTTACAATAGCGGGTACTTCCCGGAAGAAGAGTTTAGCTGGGAGCTGGATGAAGAGAATAAAGAGATGACAATGTGGGATGTGTTTGCCGATATGGTTGTTGCAGCAAAAGATAAAGTGATATCTGCTGCAACATATGATTTTGGGAGGTGCGGGATGTCAGTGGTATCCAACTTCTTTCTCCAAGAAGCCTGGAAGGATATGGCGCAAACACTTGCAGATGCCAATGCTGGTATTGCAAACGAGCTACTTGAGACAGAGCCAACAAAGTGGTTGCCTGACAGTGCTGCTACCTCTTGCATGCTCTGTGGCATGCGGTTTCATCCTATAATGTGCTCTCGCCATCATTGTCGTTTCTgtggtggagtattttgcaatGGTTGTACAAAGGGTAGAAGCTTAATGCCTCCAAAATTTAGGACTTCAGAACCTCAAAGGGTTTGTGATGTCTGTGGAGTGCGGCTTGAGAGTATACAACCACAATTGATGAATCAGATCAGTCGTGCATCTCAACTTCCAACTCGGGATGTGACAGACCTGAGTACCTTGAGGTCATGGTTGAACTTCCCTTGGGCACACACAATGGAATATGAGATATACAAAGCTGCAAATTCTTTACGCAGCTACTGCAAG GTGGGAAGACTGAAGCCAGAGAAGGCTATCCCTGATGCTATTCTTAGACAAGCAAAAGGTTTTGCTATAGTTACTGTGGTAAAGGTCGGAATGATGGTTACATATAAGCTTGGTACTGGGCTGGTTGTTGCTCGAAGGGCTGATGGCTCCTGGTCACCTCCTTCAGCAATCTCCACCTGTGGTGTTGGATATGGAGCTCAG GCTGGAGGTGAGATAGCTGACTTCATCATTGTGCTGAGGAATACGGATGCCATCAGAACATTCAGTGGGAAGGCACATCTATCTGTTGGTGCTGGTGTTAGTGCTTCTGCTGGTCATGTCGGACGAGTAGCTGAGGCTGACTTCCGTGCTGGTGATGGTGGTTATGCTGCATGTTACACATACAGTTGTAGCAAAG GTGCCTTTGTGGGCTGTGCATTCAATGGCAGCATAGTATCAACTCGAGACACTGAGAACGCTCGATTTTACGGCGGCCCTGTCAAGGCCGCTGACATCCTTCTCGGATCCATGGCCAGGCCGCCTGCAGCCTCCCCTCTGTACAAAGCTCTTTCAGAATTGATGGACAGGGTTGGGAAGTAA
- the LOC120695157 gene encoding uncharacterized protein LOC120695157 isoform X2, whose product MAGTERPHRPIGAPRPGAGGGDSPARWDDDGGRVEGLAGFNIFDQEEEESPDKNGTANGHDTTETVIETEPGKCFYDEPLHEHTGIWVPVSVPPMTAQDREEWHRGFGYNSGYFPEEEFSWELDEENKEMTMWDVFADMVVAAKDKVISAATYDFGRCGMSVVSNFFLQEAWKDMAQTLADANAGIANELLETEPTKWLPDSAATSCMLCGMRFHPIMCSRHHCRFCGGVFCNGCTKGRSLMPPKFRTSEPQRVCDVCGVRLESIQPQLMNQISRASQLPTRDVTDLSTLRSWLNFPWAHTMEYEIYKAANSLRSYCKVGRLKPEKAIPDAILRQAKGFAIVTVVKVGMMVTYKLGTGLVVARRADGSWSPPSAISTCGVGYGAQAGGEIADFIIVLRNTDAIRTFSGKAHLSVGAGVSASAGHVGRVAEADFRAGDGGYAACYTYSCSKER is encoded by the exons ATGGCCGGAACCGAGCGGCCCCACCGCCCGATCGGCGCGCCGCGgccaggcgccggcggcggcgactcgccggcgaggtgggacgacgacggcggccgcgTCGAAGGCCTGGCT GGATTCAATATATTTGACCAAGAGGAAGAAGAGTCACCAGACAAAAATGGCACAGCCAACGGCCATGATACAACCGAAACTGTCATAGAGACAGAACCAGGAAAGTGTTTCTATGATGAACCGCTTCACGAGCATACAGGCATCTGGGTGCCTGTTTCTGTCCCTCCGATGACTGCGCAGGACCGTGAGGAGTGGCACAGGGGGTTTGGTTACAATAGCGGGTACTTCCCGGAAGAAGAGTTTAGCTGGGAGCTGGATGAAGAGAATAAAGAGATGACAATGTGGGATGTGTTTGCCGATATGGTTGTTGCAGCAAAAGATAAAGTGATATCTGCTGCAACATATGATTTTGGGAGGTGCGGGATGTCAGTGGTATCCAACTTCTTTCTCCAAGAAGCCTGGAAGGATATGGCGCAAACACTTGCAGATGCCAATGCTGGTATTGCAAACGAGCTACTTGAGACAGAGCCAACAAAGTGGTTGCCTGACAGTGCTGCTACCTCTTGCATGCTCTGTGGCATGCGGTTTCATCCTATAATGTGCTCTCGCCATCATTGTCGTTTCTgtggtggagtattttgcaatGGTTGTACAAAGGGTAGAAGCTTAATGCCTCCAAAATTTAGGACTTCAGAACCTCAAAGGGTTTGTGATGTCTGTGGAGTGCGGCTTGAGAGTATACAACCACAATTGATGAATCAGATCAGTCGTGCATCTCAACTTCCAACTCGGGATGTGACAGACCTGAGTACCTTGAGGTCATGGTTGAACTTCCCTTGGGCACACACAATGGAATATGAGATATACAAAGCTGCAAATTCTTTACGCAGCTACTGCAAG GTGGGAAGACTGAAGCCAGAGAAGGCTATCCCTGATGCTATTCTTAGACAAGCAAAAGGTTTTGCTATAGTTACTGTGGTAAAGGTCGGAATGATGGTTACATATAAGCTTGGTACTGGGCTGGTTGTTGCTCGAAGGGCTGATGGCTCCTGGTCACCTCCTTCAGCAATCTCCACCTGTGGTGTTGGATATGGAGCTCAG GCTGGAGGTGAGATAGCTGACTTCATCATTGTGCTGAGGAATACGGATGCCATCAGAACATTCAGTGGGAAGGCACATCTATCTGTTGGTGCTGGTGTTAGTGCTTCTGCTGGTCATGTCGGACGAGTAGCTGAGGCTGACTTCCGTGCTGGTGATGGTGGTTATGCTGCATGTTACACATACAGTTGTAGCAAAG AAAGGTGA